In the genome of Cyclopterus lumpus isolate fCycLum1 chromosome 19, fCycLum1.pri, whole genome shotgun sequence, one region contains:
- the si:ch211-183d21.3 gene encoding serine/threonine-protein kinase SBK1, with the protein MQDHGGERQVASSLPHSVKASLSLSPSGPGRVGSGGGSPTSKMGYCGGVPVEDMQALAITSLSAADVAKQYEHIRELGKGTYGKVDLVAHRTQGTKMALKFVTKNKTKLRSFLREYSLTGSLSCSPFIIKVLDVLFETEDSYVFGQEYAPAGDLFDIIPPQVGLPEEMVKRCMQQLGLALDFMHSKNLVHRDVKPENVLLFDRECRRIKLADFGMTRRVGSRVKRVSGTIPYTAPEVCRASRAEGFLVTTSLDVWAFGVLIFCMLTGNFPWEAALAADAFYEEFRRWQKAGCPVGTYPSQWRRFTDDALRMFQRLLSPEPEKRCGVKDVFCFVKYELVSELRRRASCRAKRGERSSSGVCTGSCTSSASSTSSRSSHRHPEPSTPPGTSCLRPAPLKRSVLSDPLSPREDSGHQSPGRDKNKSQMVMATAIEICV; encoded by the exons ATGCAGGAccatggaggagagagacaggtcgcCAGCAG TCTGCCCCACAGTGTCAAGGCGAGCCTGTCCCTTTCTCCATCTGGGCCGGGACGGGTGGGCAGTGGCGGGGGCTCCCCTACATCCAAGATGGGCTACTGCGGAGGGGTGCCGGTGGAGGACATGCAGGCCCTGGCCATCACCTCTCTGTCGGCAGCAGATGTAGCCAAACAATATGAGCACATCCGTGAGCTGGGGAAGGGCACATACGGCAAGGTGGACCTGGTGGCACACCGGACACAGG GCACCAAAATGGCACTCAAGTTTGTCACCAAGAACAAGACTAAGCTCAGGAGTTTCCTGCGGGAGTACAGTCTAACAGGCTCACTTAGCTGCAGCCCTTTTATTATCAAAGTCCTGGACGTACTCTTTGAGACAGAGGACAGCTATGTGTTTGGACAAGAATATGCTCCCGCCGGGGACCTTTTCGACATCATCCCCCCACAG GTGGGTCTGCCAGAGGAAATGGTCAAACGCTGCATGCAGCAACTGGGCCTGGCTCTGGACTTTATGCACAGTAAAAACCTGGTGCATCGCGACGTCAAGCCTGAGAATGTGCTCCTATTTGACCGTGAGTGCCGGCGCATCAAACTGGCTGACTTTGGTATGACCAGACGCGTGGGATCCCGCGTGAAACGGGTGAGTGGCACTATCCCCTATACAGCGCCAGAGGTGTGCCGCGCTAGCCGTGCTGAGGGTTTCCTTGTGACCACCAGTCTGGATGTTTGGGCATTTGGCGTTCTGATCTTCTGTATGCTGACAGGCAATTTCCCATGGGAGGCAGCGTTAGCGGCCGATGCCTTCTATGAGGAGTTTCGACGCTGGCAGAAAGCAGGGTGCCCTGTGGGGACTTACCCCTCTCAGTGGCGCCGCTTCACTGATGACGCCTTGCGCATGTTTCAGCGGCTGCTCTCCCCCGAGCCGGAAAAACGCTGCGGAGTCAAGGACGTCTTCTGCTTTGTCAAGTATGAGCTGGTCAGCGAGCTCCGTCGCCGAGCCTCTTGCCGAGCCAAGAGAGGCGAGAGGTCAAGCTCGGGAGTGTGCACTGGCAGTTGCACTTCCTCCGCGTCCTCCACTTCGTCACGTTCCTCGCACAGACACCCTGAGCCCTCCACCCCTCCAGGAACATCCTGCCTGCGCCCGGCACCACTCAAACGCAGTGTCCTGTCCGACCCGCTATCTCCCAGAGAGGACTCTGGACACCAGTCTCCAGGCCGAGACAAGAACAAAAGCCAGATGGTAATGGCAACTGCCATAGAAATCTGTGTGTGA
- the LOC117748560 gene encoding retinol dehydrogenase 13-like: protein MSKYILPVSVFGTVLGAAALLKNHVTGGRCPSKATIRGKTVVVTGANTGIGKETARELAKRGGRIIMGCRDMEKCEEAAKEIRGKTLNPHVYACHLDLASVKSIREFAERMKQEEQRVDVLINNAGVMRCPAGKTEDGFDMQFGVNHLGHFLLTNLLLDKLKESAPSRVINLTSLAHIVGKIDFVDLNWEKKKFDTKQAYCQSKLANVLFTRELAKRLQGTGVTVNATHPGVVATELGRHTGLHQSQFSSSVLSPFFSMLVKSPDLGAQPSVYLAVSEEMEGVTGRYYDVMTEKEPAPQALDEEAARQLWEVSSRLVGLEEKAQSDKSNPPTEVQSKAPQTVQEQRRGQSPEPAVNAVGL from the exons atgagcaaatatattctACCAGTCTCTGTTTTTGGAACAGTGCTCGGAGCTGCTGCTTTACTGAA GAACCATGTGACTGGAGGCCGGTGTCCCAGTAAGGCTACCATTAGGGGAAAGACTGTGGTTGTAACAGGAGCCAACACAGGCATCGGGAAGGAGACCGCCCGAGAACTGGCCAAGAGAG GGGGTCGGATCATTATGGGATGTCGGGACATGGAGAAGTGCGAGGAGGCTGCAAAGGAAATAAGGGGGAAGACCCTGAATCCTCACGTGTACGCGTGTCACCTCGACCTGGCCTCCGTGAAATCCATTCGAGAGTTTGCAGAGAGAATGAAACAAG AGGAGCAGCGTGTGGATGTACTCATAAACAATGCTGGAGTCATGAGATGTCCAGCAGGGAAGACAGAAGATGGCTTTGACATGCAGTTTGGAGTTAACCACTTAG GCCACTTCTTGTTGACAAATCTTCTGCTGGATAAATTGAAAGAGTCTGCCCCCAGCAGAGTGATCAACTTGACCTCACTCGCCCACATTGTTGGAAAGATTGACTTTGTGGACTTGAACTGGGAGAAGAAAAAGTTTGATACCAAGCAGGCGTACTGTCAGAGCAAGCTTGCCAATGTTCTGTTCACCAGAGAGCTCGCCAAGCGATTACAAG gcACAGGAGTCACAGTGAATGCTACGCACCCAGGCGTTGTTGCCACAGAGCTCGGGAGGCACACGGGTCTGCACCAATCACAGTTCTCCAGCTCTGTGCTCA GTCCCTTTTTCTCCATGTTGGTAAAGAGCCCAGATCTGGGGGCCCAGCCCAGCGTCTACCTGGCAGTGTCCGAGGAGATGGAAGGGGTGACGGGAAGGTACTATGATGTGATGACAGAAAAGGAACCGGCGCCCCAAGCCCTGGATGAGGAGGCAGCTCGCCAGCTGTGGGAGGTCAGCAGCAGGCTGGTGGGTCTGGAGGAGAAAGCACAATCCGACAAGTCAAACCCACCAACAGAAGTCCAGAGCAAAGCTCCACAGACTGTTCAAGAGCAGAGACGAGGACAGAGCCCAGAACCAGCTGTCAATGCTGTGGGGCTGTAG
- the decr2 gene encoding peroxisomal 2,4-dienoyl-CoA reductase isoform X1 yields the protein MAEPQRKGELLPEDVGTDDCLTSYTHIYSPDLLKDQVAFITGGGSGIGLRIAEIFMRHGCDTVIASRNLDKLKEAAKKLSAASGRRCLPLCLDVRRPESIAAAVDETLKELGRIDILINNAAGNFLCPATSLSFNAFKTVMEIDTMGTFNTSKVVYEKWFQAHGGNIVNISATLGYRGQGLQVHAGSAKAANDAMTKHLAVEWGPSGVRVNTVAPGPVSGTEGFRRLGGPTGEAVGAFQSIPLQRAGNKTEMAHCTLFLASRASSYVTGAILVADGGSWLTSANDVSMLLGYWSSEKKIDK from the exons ATGGCGGAGCCGCAGAGAAAAGGAGAGCTGCTGCCCGAAGATGTTGGCACAGACGACTGCCTGacgtcatacacacacatctacagtCCAGACTTACTAAA agATCAGGTTGCTTTTATTACAGGTGGTGGATCTGGCATTGGACTCCGGATAGCTGAAATCTTCATGAG gcATGGCTGCGACACAGTGATTGCAAGCAGGAACTTGGACAAGCTCAAAGAG GCAGCTAAGAAGCTGTCTGCAGCATCAGGACGCCGCTGCCTCCCTTTGTGTCTAGACGTGAGGCGGCCTGAGAGCATCGCAGCTGCTGTGGACGAGACGCTGAAAGAATTGGGACGCATAGACATCCTCATTAACA ATGCTGCTGGAAATTTCCTCTGCCCGGCTACCTCACTCTCCTTCAATGCCTTCAAGACTGTAATGGAGATCGACACTATGGGCACATTCAACACCAGCAAGGTGGTTTATGAGAAGTGGTTCCAG GCTCATGGTGGCAACATAGTAAACATCTCTGCAACTCTTGGATACAGGGGACAGGGCCTccaggtgcatgctggctcTGCTAAGGCTGCAAATG ATGCCATGACCAAGCACCTGGCTGTGGAGTGGGGGCCCAGTGGGGTGAGAGTGAATACTGTGGCTCCAGGTCCTGTCTCTGGCACGGAGGGCTTCCGCAGACTCG GTGGTCCCACAGGGGAGGCTGTTGGTGCGTTCCAGTCCATTCCTCTGCAGCGAGCCGGCAACAAGACAGAGATGGCCCACTGCACTCTCTTCTTGGCCAGCCGAGCCTCCTCCTATGTGACTGGAGCCATCCTGGTGGCGGACGGCGGATCGTGGCTGACCTCAGCCAACGACGTCTCCATGCTGTTGG GTTATTGGTCatctgaaaagaaaatagacaaataa
- the decr2 gene encoding peroxisomal 2,4-dienoyl-CoA reductase isoform X2, protein MAEPQRKGELLPEDVGTDDCLTSYTHIYSPDLLKDQVAFITGGGSGIGLRIAEIFMRHGCDTVIASRNLDKLKEAAKKLSAASGRRCLPLCLDVRRPESIAAAVDETLKELGRIDILINNAAGNFLCPATSLSFNAFKTVMEIDTMGTFNTSKVVYEKWFQAHGGNIVNISATLGYRGQGLQVHAGSAKAANDAMTKHLAVEWGPSGVRVNTVAPGPVSGTEGFRRLGGPTGEAVGAFQSIPLQRAGNKTEMAHCTLFLASRASSYVTGAILVADGGSWLTSANDVSMLLGIASSKSAKL, encoded by the exons ATGGCGGAGCCGCAGAGAAAAGGAGAGCTGCTGCCCGAAGATGTTGGCACAGACGACTGCCTGacgtcatacacacacatctacagtCCAGACTTACTAAA agATCAGGTTGCTTTTATTACAGGTGGTGGATCTGGCATTGGACTCCGGATAGCTGAAATCTTCATGAG gcATGGCTGCGACACAGTGATTGCAAGCAGGAACTTGGACAAGCTCAAAGAG GCAGCTAAGAAGCTGTCTGCAGCATCAGGACGCCGCTGCCTCCCTTTGTGTCTAGACGTGAGGCGGCCTGAGAGCATCGCAGCTGCTGTGGACGAGACGCTGAAAGAATTGGGACGCATAGACATCCTCATTAACA ATGCTGCTGGAAATTTCCTCTGCCCGGCTACCTCACTCTCCTTCAATGCCTTCAAGACTGTAATGGAGATCGACACTATGGGCACATTCAACACCAGCAAGGTGGTTTATGAGAAGTGGTTCCAG GCTCATGGTGGCAACATAGTAAACATCTCTGCAACTCTTGGATACAGGGGACAGGGCCTccaggtgcatgctggctcTGCTAAGGCTGCAAATG ATGCCATGACCAAGCACCTGGCTGTGGAGTGGGGGCCCAGTGGGGTGAGAGTGAATACTGTGGCTCCAGGTCCTGTCTCTGGCACGGAGGGCTTCCGCAGACTCG GTGGTCCCACAGGGGAGGCTGTTGGTGCGTTCCAGTCCATTCCTCTGCAGCGAGCCGGCAACAAGACAGAGATGGCCCACTGCACTCTCTTCTTGGCCAGCCGAGCCTCCTCCTATGTGACTGGAGCCATCCTGGTGGCGGACGGCGGATCGTGGCTGACCTCAGCCAACGACGTCTCCATGCTGTTGGGTATAGCCTCCTCTAAATCTGCTAAACTCTGA